One part of the Fusobacterium pseudoperiodonticum genome encodes these proteins:
- the fic gene encoding protein adenylyltransferase Fic produces MNKYNFTETDKTILKRLVDEKEEEYLSKKRAKDLFEKDILSKADLGTFKSLQAIHKYLFQDCFETAGLVRKHDIRKGDTLFCKAMYLEDNLKTVSSMKEDTFEDIIEKYVEMNMMHPFYEGNGRATRIWLDFLLIKRLGKCIDWKKIDKEDYLSAMKRSIINSLELKTLLKDNLTDNINNRDLYISNINQSYSYENMTNYDANNLDEETELQEKYSKK; encoded by the coding sequence ATGAATAAATACAATTTTACTGAAACAGATAAGACAATTTTAAAAAGATTGGTAGATGAAAAGGAAGAAGAGTATTTAAGTAAAAAAAGAGCCAAAGATTTATTTGAAAAGGATATTTTATCAAAAGCTGACTTGGGAACTTTTAAGAGTTTGCAAGCTATACATAAGTATCTTTTTCAAGATTGCTTTGAAACAGCAGGTTTAGTGAGAAAACATGATATCAGAAAGGGAGATACCCTATTTTGTAAGGCTATGTATTTAGAAGATAATCTAAAAACTGTATCCAGCATGAAAGAGGATACGTTTGAAGATATAATTGAAAAATATGTTGAGATGAATATGATGCACCCTTTCTATGAGGGAAATGGCAGAGCCACTAGAATATGGCTAGATTTCTTACTAATTAAAAGACTTGGAAAATGTATAGATTGGAAAAAAATAGATAAGGAAGATTATCTATCAGCAATGAAAAGAAGTATAATAAATTCTTTAGAATTAAAAACTTTATTGAAAGATAATCTAACAGATAATATTAATAATAGAGATTTATATATATCAAATATAAATCAATCTTATAGTTATGAAAATATGACTAATTATGATGCTAATAATTTAGATGAAGAAACTGAATTACAAGAAAAATACTCTAAGAAGTAG
- the mltG gene encoding endolytic transglycosylase MltG, with translation MKKLLAIVSIVIIILAGTTAYQLSKKDKYNLVLEIDKDKPLKESLSTLPVSNNPFFKLYLKFRNSGRNIKAGSYELRGKYNIVELISMLESGKSKVFKFTIIEGSTVKNVIDKLVANGKGTRENYMKAFKEIDFPYPTPDGNFEGYLYPETYFIPESYDEKAVLNIFLKEFLKRFPVEKYTDKEEFYQKLIMASILEREAALDSEKPLMASVFYNRIAKNMTLSADSTVNFVFNYEKKRIYYKDLEVQSPYNTYKNKGLPPGPICNPTVSSVDAAYNPADTEFLFFVTKGGGAHFFSKTYKEHLDFQKNNK, from the coding sequence ATGAAAAAATTACTAGCTATAGTATCGATAGTAATTATAATTTTAGCAGGTACAACTGCTTACCAACTTAGCAAAAAAGATAAATATAATTTAGTTTTAGAAATAGATAAGGATAAACCATTAAAGGAATCTTTATCGACTTTACCTGTTTCTAATAATCCTTTTTTTAAACTTTATTTAAAGTTTAGAAACAGTGGTAGAAATATAAAAGCAGGTAGCTATGAATTAAGAGGAAAATACAATATAGTAGAGCTTATATCTATGCTCGAAAGTGGTAAATCTAAGGTATTTAAGTTTACCATTATAGAAGGAAGTACAGTAAAAAATGTTATAGATAAATTAGTTGCTAATGGAAAGGGAACTAGAGAAAACTATATGAAGGCATTTAAAGAAATAGACTTCCCTTATCCAACTCCTGATGGAAATTTTGAAGGATATTTATATCCTGAAACATATTTTATACCAGAATCTTATGATGAAAAAGCAGTACTGAATATATTCTTAAAGGAATTTTTAAAGAGATTTCCAGTGGAAAAATATACTGATAAAGAAGAATTTTATCAAAAATTGATAATGGCTTCTATACTTGAAAGAGAAGCAGCCTTAGATAGTGAAAAACCTTTAATGGCTTCAGTTTTCTATAATAGAATAGCTAAGAATATGACTTTATCAGCAGATTCAACTGTAAACTTTGTATTTAATTATGAAAAGAAAAGAATATATTATAAGGATTTAGAAGTGCAATCTCCATATAATACGTATAAAAATAAAGGCTTACCACCTGGACCTATCTGTAACCCAACTGTAAGCTCTGTAGATGCGGCTTATAATCCAGCTGATACTGAATTTTTATTCTTTGTTACAAAGGGTGGAGGAGCACACTTCTTTAGTAAAACTTATAAAGAACACTTAGATTTTCAAAAAAATAATAAATAG
- the tilS gene encoding tRNA lysidine(34) synthetase TilS, with translation MELFREILKLNEEYNLIENNDTIVVGFSGGPDSVFLVEMLKKLQDFFKFKIYLVHINHLLRGEDADADESFSYDYAKRNNLEIFVKRIPVKEIAKKTGKTLEEVGREERYNFFSEIYNKVGANKIATAHNKDDQIETFLFRLVRGTSLQGLEGIKLKYNNIIRPISEIYKKDILEYLNKNEIQYKIDKTNFENEFTRNSIRLDLIPFIEKRYNIKFKDKLFSLIEEIRENNKKNFLGLDEYVDEENRLTLEKIKTLSLFERKNLLVHFLNKKNIKINRNKIDEINSLIKSDGTKKIDLDLNFRIVKDYHHLYIEKKEEETVSCLNEILQLKIPSETYFDKYKIKVEFVENKEKTKYKNQYLLYAMNNDIIEIRYRKEGDRILLDENHSKKLKEVLINQKVPRDVRDRIPIFLYKNNIFWIYGIKKAYIPKENKNTSELRQVLITVEEVMNEG, from the coding sequence ATGGAATTATTTAGAGAAATATTAAAACTTAATGAAGAATATAATCTAATTGAAAATAATGATACTATAGTAGTAGGTTTTTCAGGAGGACCTGACTCTGTTTTTTTAGTAGAAATGTTAAAGAAATTACAAGATTTTTTTAAATTTAAAATCTATCTAGTGCATATAAATCATCTTTTAAGAGGGGAAGATGCAGATGCAGATGAAAGTTTTTCTTATGACTATGCCAAGAGAAATAACTTAGAAATTTTTGTAAAAAGAATTCCAGTCAAAGAAATTGCTAAGAAAACAGGGAAAACTCTTGAAGAGGTTGGTAGAGAAGAAAGATATAATTTTTTTTCTGAAATATATAATAAAGTTGGAGCTAATAAGATAGCAACAGCTCACAATAAAGATGACCAAATAGAGACTTTTCTATTTAGATTAGTAAGAGGAACATCTTTACAAGGCTTAGAGGGGATTAAGTTAAAGTATAACAATATTATAAGACCCATTTCAGAAATATATAAAAAAGATATACTTGAATACTTGAATAAAAATGAAATTCAATATAAAATAGACAAGACGAACTTTGAAAATGAATTTACTAGAAATAGTATAAGGTTGGATTTAATTCCTTTTATTGAAAAAAGATATAACATCAAATTTAAAGACAAACTTTTTTCTTTAATTGAAGAAATAAGAGAAAATAACAAAAAAAATTTTTTAGGTTTAGATGAATATGTAGACGAAGAAAATAGATTAACTTTAGAAAAAATAAAGACTTTATCTCTTTTTGAAAGAAAAAATTTGCTAGTTCATTTTTTGAATAAAAAAAATATAAAAATAAATAGAAACAAAATAGATGAGATAAACAGTCTAATAAAAAGTGATGGTACAAAAAAAATAGATTTGGACTTAAATTTTAGAATTGTAAAAGACTATCATCATTTATATATAGAAAAAAAGGAAGAAGAAACTGTTTCTTGTTTAAATGAAATTCTTCAATTAAAAATTCCAAGTGAAACTTATTTCGATAAGTATAAAATAAAGGTAGAATTCGTTGAAAATAAAGAGAAAACAAAGTATAAAAATCAGTACTTACTATATGCTATGAATAATGATATAATAGAGATTAGATATAGAAAGGAAGGAGATAGAATTCTTTTAGATGAGAATCATTCTAAAAAACTAAAAGAAGTTTTAATAAATCAGAAAGTTCCTAGAGATGTAAGGGATAGAATTCCTATATTTCTGTATAAGAATAATATATTTTGGATATATGGGATAAAAAAAGCATATATTCCTAAAGAAAACAAAAATACAAGTGAACTTAGACAAGTTTTAATCACAGTGGAGGAGGTAATGAATGAAGGATAA